The following are encoded in a window of Dictyostelium discoideum AX4 chromosome 6 chromosome, whole genome shotgun sequence genomic DNA:
- the fam96A gene encoding DUF59 family protein: MIMNYNVIDKIDVFDIIRHIKDPEFPKTLEELKVVNEDWITVIDNNDINDSDDINNNNNENYKGYCFIKILFQPTVPHCHLAPTIALCIREKIKEYLPKRSKIEIYIKKGTHQTEDEINKQINDKERIIAALENPEIFQLVKKCIKEDDY; the protein is encoded by the exons atgattATGAACTATAATGTAATAGATAAAATTGATGTATTTG acATTATAAGGCATATAAAAGATCCAGAGTTTCCAAAAACATTAGAAGAATTAAAAGTTGTAAATGAAGATTGGATAACTGTTATAGATAATAATGACATAAATGATAGTGAtgatatcaataataataataatgaaaattataaaggATATTGCTttataaagatattatttCAACCAACAGTACCACATTGTCATTTAGCACCAACGATTGCATTATGTATAAGAgagaaaattaaagaatatcTTCCAAAGAGATCAAAGATTGAAATATACATTAAAAAAGGTACTCACCAAACAgaagatgaaattaataaacaaattaatgaCAAAGAAAGAATTATAGCTGCGTTAGAAAATCCtgaaatatttcaattagttaaaaaatgtataaaagaagatgattattaa